The Candidatus Paracaedibacteraceae bacterium DNA window ATTTGCTGGATAAACTTAAAGTTTGTGCAAATCTATAGGAAGGAAATTAATTTATATGCGGCCATGATGCCCATACCAAAATTTTCAAGGACACTGACTGTGCTTAAAGGAACGTTTAATATGGTCCCGAGGCATGCACATTTAATTTTTTGTCCTGATAATATACTTTTTAATACACCTACGCCACTAATCAGCATTATAACTAACGTTATTACGTTAACTACAAAAAGATTAAATTGAGCTAGATAAGCGCCGCCGAGTGAAAATTCAATAAATGGATAGAAGTAACCATATCCTCGAATACGCTTAGTAATGAGATCGTAAGTTGAAAAACCTTCAACAAATCCTTTCAAGTCCAAAAACTTAAACAATGATAAAAAAATGAAGAAATATCCCATAAAATTATACATAAATGTTTGAGCATCAAAAGGACGTAATTGAAAAAGTGGCAGTAAAAAACAAAAAATTACTATGATAATTAAAGGCTTGTAAGTATTGAGAGTATCTAAAAATTTCTGAATAGAAGCATTTTGTTGTGCTTTTTTGCTGTCACGAAATAACTCTTTTTTATGACTATGGTGATCGTGTGAATGTTCCATAAATTACCTTGTTAATTGAATCTTTTAATAATAAGCCTGATTTCTTCTAATGTTTGCTTCTTCTGTTTTTTGTCTTGAGTTTCAAAGGCATGTAAAGCGCAGTGAGAAAGATGATTATCGAATATTAGAATTTCTAAATTTCTAAGTGCCGAACGAGTAGCGTGTAGCTGTGTGAGAATATCAGGACAATAACGCTCTTCTTGTATCATTTTCTTAATACCTTCTATTTGCCCTGCAATTCTATTGAGCCGTTGCAGAAGCTTTTCATAGGAAGGTTTTTTATAATTACTGTTGCCTT harbors:
- a CDS encoding metal-sensitive transcriptional regulator, which translates into the protein MVTQGNSNYKKPSYEKLLQRLNRIAGQIEGIKKMIQEERYCPDILTQLHATRSALRNLEILIFDNHLSHCALHAFETQDKKQKKQTLEEIRLIIKRFN